The DNA window CCCCCCCCCCCCCCCCCCCCCCCCCGGGGGGGGGGCCCCCCCCCCCCCCCCCCCCGCCGGTGCTGAGCAGCACCTTTCGGCCCGAGAGGCGCAGTTCGTCGGCAATCTGCCCGCCCGTCTGGCCGGAGCCGACAACCAGGACGGCTCCGGGCGCCAGCTCTCCGGGATTGCGGTAGGTTTCCGCATCCAGTTGGCGGACACGTGACGACAGCGTTGCGGCAAGTTCCGGCCGGCGCGGCGCCTGCATCGTGCCCGTCGCCACGACGACCGCCGGCGCTTCCAGCGGGCCGTCGGTCGTCTCGACGCGCAACCGGTCGTCCCTGCCGTTGCCGAGCGCGGTCGCCGTAACGCCCGTCCGGACCGGGCAGCCGAATTGCTCCGCCCACCCCGTGAGATAGGCCGCGAATTCGTCCCGGCCCATGAAGCCGTCCGGGTCGTCGCCCCGGTATTCGGCGCCCGGCAGGCGGACGGTCCAGTTCGGCGTGACCAGGGTAAAGCTGTCCCACCGGCGGTGCGACCAGCTGTGCCCCGGTACTTCCCGCTCCAGCACCTCGTGGCCGATGCCGTGGCCGGTGAGATAGTAGCTGGTCGAGAGTCCGGCCTGGCCGGCGCCGATGACGATGACATCCGGGCTAACCATGAACTAGTATCTCCCCGCTCCTGCCGGCCGCGGACGATCCGCAACCGGTCGTGCTCCCGGCCGGCGCTTCGGTCGCTCCGGCGAGCGGCGCTCAGATTCCGATATTCTTGCTCAGACTCAAGTGGTTCCGGCCGTCGACGCGCCGGTGGACTATGTCGTCGACATAGGTTCGAACCAGATTCAGTCCGAGACCGTCGACAACCGACTCCTCCTCGATCGTATCGGCGCTCGGTTGAAAGGTATGCGACCGCAGATCCAGTTG is part of the Rhodospirillaceae bacterium genome and encodes:
- a CDS encoding NAD(P)-binding domain-containing protein — protein: MVSPDVIVIGAGQAGLSTSYYLTGHGIGHEVLEREVPGHSWSHRRWDSFTLVTPNWTVRLPGAEYRGDDPDGFMGRDEFAAYLTGWAEQFGCPVRTGVTATALGNGRDDRLRVETTDGPLEAPAVVVATGTMQAPRRPELAATLSSRVRQLDAETYRNPGELAPGAVLVVGSGQTGGQIADELRLSGRKVLLSTGGGGGGGGPPPGGGGGGGG